A window of Theropithecus gelada isolate Dixy chromosome 14, Tgel_1.0, whole genome shotgun sequence contains these coding sequences:
- the HMBS gene encoding porphobilinogen deaminase isoform X4, with protein MSGNGNAAATAVSAEPVTSTLWASGRAVQQLAPGCHPQSLLEENSPKMRVIRVGTRKSQLARIQTDSVVATLKALYPGLQFEIIAMSTTGDKILDTALSKIGEKSLFTKELEHALEKNEVDLVVHSLKDLPTVLPPGFTIGAICKRENPHDAVVFHPKFVGKTLETLPEKSVVGTSSLRRAAQLQRKFSHLEFRSIRGNLNTRLRKLDEQQEFSAIILAAAGLQRMGWHNRVGQILHPEECMYAVGQEGGCSVPVAVHTTMKDGQLYLTGGVWSLDGSDSIQDTMQATIHVPAQHEDGPEDDPQLVGITARNIPRGPQLAAQNLGISLANLLLSKGAKNILDVARQLNDAH; from the exons ATGTCTGGTAACGGCAATGCGGCTGCAACGGCGGTGAGTGCTGAGCCGGTGACCAGCACACTTTGGGCTTCTGGACGAGCCGTGCAGCAATTGGCCCCAGGTTGCCATCCTCAGTCGCTATTG GAAGAAAACAGCCCAAAGATGAGAGTGATTCGCGTGGGTACCCGCAAGAGCCAG CTTGCTCGCATACAGACGGACAGTGTGGTGGCAACACTGAAAGCCTTGTACCCTGGCctgcagtttgaaatca TTGCTATGTCCACCACAGGAGACAAGATTCTTGATACTGCACTCTCTAAG ATTGGAGAGAAGAGCCTGTTTACCAAGGAGCTTGAACATGCCCTAGAGAAGAATGA AGTGGACCTGGTTGTTCACTCCTTGAAGGACCTGCCCACAGTGCTTCCTCCTGGCTTCACCATCGGAGCCATCTGCAA gcGGGAAAACCCCCATGATGCTGTTGTCTTTCACCCAAAATTTGTTGGGAAGACCCTAGAAACCTTGCCAGAGAAGAG TGTGGTGGGAACCAGCTCCCTGCGGAGAGCGGCCCAGCTGCAGAGAAAGTTCTCACATCTGGAGTTCAGGAGTATT CGGGGAAACCTCAACACCCGGCTTCGGAAGCTGGACGAGCAGCAGGAGTTCAGTGCCATCATCCTGGCAGCAGCTGGCCTGCAGCGCATGGGCTGGCACAACCGGGTGGGGCAG ATCCTGCACCCTGAGGAATGCATGTATGCTGTGGGCCAG gaaggaggctgcagtgtgccagtAGCCGTGCATACAACTATGAAGGATGGGCAA CTGTACCTGACTGGAGGAGTCTGGAGTCTAGATGGCTCAGATAGCATACAAGACACCATGCAGGCTaccatccatgtccctgcccaG CATGAAGATGGCCCTGAGGATGACCCACAGCTGGTAGGCATCACTGCTCGTAACATTCCACGAGGGCCCCAGTTGGCTGCCCAGAACTTGGgtatcagcctggccaacttgttGCTGAGCAAAGGAGCCAAAAACATCCTGGATGTTGCACGGCAGCTTAACGATGCCCATTAA
- the HMBS gene encoding porphobilinogen deaminase isoform X1: MSGNGNAAATAEENSPKMRVIRVGTRKSQLARIQTDSVVATLKALYPGLQFEIIAMSTTGDKILDTALSKIGEKSLFTKELEHALEKNEVDLVVHSLKDLPTVLPPGFTIGAICKRENPHDAVVFHPKFVGKTLETLPEKSVVGTSSLRRAAQLQRKFSHLEFRSIRGNLNTRLRKLDEQQEFSAIILAAAGLQRMGWHNRVGQILHPEECMYAVGQGALGVEVRAKDQDILDLVGVLHDPETLLRCIAERAFLRHLEGGCSVPVAVHTTMKDGQLYLTGGVWSLDGSDSIQDTMQATIHVPAQVPKLEGEGVINKSAYNLICSHQFPPPSRIQHEDGPEDDPQLVGITARNIPRGPQLAAQNLGISLANLLLSKGAKNILDVARQLNDAH; the protein is encoded by the exons ATGTCTGGTAACGGCAATGCGGCTGCAACGGCG GAAGAAAACAGCCCAAAGATGAGAGTGATTCGCGTGGGTACCCGCAAGAGCCAG CTTGCTCGCATACAGACGGACAGTGTGGTGGCAACACTGAAAGCCTTGTACCCTGGCctgcagtttgaaatca TTGCTATGTCCACCACAGGAGACAAGATTCTTGATACTGCACTCTCTAAG ATTGGAGAGAAGAGCCTGTTTACCAAGGAGCTTGAACATGCCCTAGAGAAGAATGA AGTGGACCTGGTTGTTCACTCCTTGAAGGACCTGCCCACAGTGCTTCCTCCTGGCTTCACCATCGGAGCCATCTGCAA gcGGGAAAACCCCCATGATGCTGTTGTCTTTCACCCAAAATTTGTTGGGAAGACCCTAGAAACCTTGCCAGAGAAGAG TGTGGTGGGAACCAGCTCCCTGCGGAGAGCGGCCCAGCTGCAGAGAAAGTTCTCACATCTGGAGTTCAGGAGTATT CGGGGAAACCTCAACACCCGGCTTCGGAAGCTGGACGAGCAGCAGGAGTTCAGTGCCATCATCCTGGCAGCAGCTGGCCTGCAGCGCATGGGCTGGCACAACCGGGTGGGGCAG ATCCTGCACCCTGAGGAATGCATGTATGCTGTGGGCCAG GGGGCCTTGGGCGTGGAAGTCCGAGCCAAGGACCAGGACATCTTGGATCTGGTGGGTGTGCTGCACGATCCCGAGACTCTGCTTCGCTGCATCGCTGAAAGGGCCTTCCTGAGGCACCTG gaaggaggctgcagtgtgccagtAGCCGTGCATACAACTATGAAGGATGGGCAA CTGTACCTGACTGGAGGAGTCTGGAGTCTAGATGGCTCAGATAGCATACAAGACACCATGCAGGCTaccatccatgtccctgcccaGGTACCAAAGCTGGAGGGTGAGGGGGTAATAAACAAGAGTGCATATAATCTCATTTGTTCTCACCAATTCCCACCTCCTTCCCGCATACAGCATGAAGATGGCCCTGAGGATGACCCACAGCTGGTAGGCATCACTGCTCGTAACATTCCACGAGGGCCCCAGTTGGCTGCCCAGAACTTGGgtatcagcctggccaacttgttGCTGAGCAAAGGAGCCAAAAACATCCTGGATGTTGCACGGCAGCTTAACGATGCCCATTAA
- the HMBS gene encoding porphobilinogen deaminase isoform X2 encodes MSGNGNAAATAEENSPKMRVIRVGTRKSQLARIQTDSVVATLKALYPGLQFEIIAMSTTGDKILDTALSKIGEKSLFTKELEHALEKNEVDLVVHSLKDLPTVLPPGFTIGAICKRENPHDAVVFHPKFVGKTLETLPEKSVVGTSSLRRAAQLQRKFSHLEFRSIRGNLNTRLRKLDEQQEFSAIILAAAGLQRMGWHNRVGQILHPEECMYAVGQGALGVEVRAKDQDILDLVGVLHDPETLLRCIAERAFLRHLEGGCSVPVAVHTTMKDGQLYLTGGVWSLDGSDSIQDTMQATIHVPAQHEDGPEDDPQLVGITARNIPRGPQLAAQNLGISLANLLLSKGAKNILDVARQLNDAH; translated from the exons ATGTCTGGTAACGGCAATGCGGCTGCAACGGCG GAAGAAAACAGCCCAAAGATGAGAGTGATTCGCGTGGGTACCCGCAAGAGCCAG CTTGCTCGCATACAGACGGACAGTGTGGTGGCAACACTGAAAGCCTTGTACCCTGGCctgcagtttgaaatca TTGCTATGTCCACCACAGGAGACAAGATTCTTGATACTGCACTCTCTAAG ATTGGAGAGAAGAGCCTGTTTACCAAGGAGCTTGAACATGCCCTAGAGAAGAATGA AGTGGACCTGGTTGTTCACTCCTTGAAGGACCTGCCCACAGTGCTTCCTCCTGGCTTCACCATCGGAGCCATCTGCAA gcGGGAAAACCCCCATGATGCTGTTGTCTTTCACCCAAAATTTGTTGGGAAGACCCTAGAAACCTTGCCAGAGAAGAG TGTGGTGGGAACCAGCTCCCTGCGGAGAGCGGCCCAGCTGCAGAGAAAGTTCTCACATCTGGAGTTCAGGAGTATT CGGGGAAACCTCAACACCCGGCTTCGGAAGCTGGACGAGCAGCAGGAGTTCAGTGCCATCATCCTGGCAGCAGCTGGCCTGCAGCGCATGGGCTGGCACAACCGGGTGGGGCAG ATCCTGCACCCTGAGGAATGCATGTATGCTGTGGGCCAG GGGGCCTTGGGCGTGGAAGTCCGAGCCAAGGACCAGGACATCTTGGATCTGGTGGGTGTGCTGCACGATCCCGAGACTCTGCTTCGCTGCATCGCTGAAAGGGCCTTCCTGAGGCACCTG gaaggaggctgcagtgtgccagtAGCCGTGCATACAACTATGAAGGATGGGCAA CTGTACCTGACTGGAGGAGTCTGGAGTCTAGATGGCTCAGATAGCATACAAGACACCATGCAGGCTaccatccatgtccctgcccaG CATGAAGATGGCCCTGAGGATGACCCACAGCTGGTAGGCATCACTGCTCGTAACATTCCACGAGGGCCCCAGTTGGCTGCCCAGAACTTGGgtatcagcctggccaacttgttGCTGAGCAAAGGAGCCAAAAACATCCTGGATGTTGCACGGCAGCTTAACGATGCCCATTAA
- the HMBS gene encoding porphobilinogen deaminase isoform X6, whose protein sequence is MSGNGNAAATAEENSPKMRVIRVGTRKSQLARIQTDSVVATLKALYPGLQFEIIAMSTTGDKILDTALSKIGEKSLFTKELEHALEKNEVDLVVHSLKDLPTVLPPGFTIGAICKRENPHDAVVFHPKFVGKTLETLPEKSVVGTSSLRRAAQLQRKFSHLEFRSIRGNLNTRLRKLDEQQEFSAIILAAAGLQRMGWHNRVGQILHPEECMYAVGQEGGCSVPVAVHTTMKDGQLYLTGGVWSLDGSDSIQDTMQATIHVPAQHEDGPEDDPQLVGITARNIPRGPQLAAQNLGISLANLLLSKGAKNILDVARQLNDAH, encoded by the exons ATGTCTGGTAACGGCAATGCGGCTGCAACGGCG GAAGAAAACAGCCCAAAGATGAGAGTGATTCGCGTGGGTACCCGCAAGAGCCAG CTTGCTCGCATACAGACGGACAGTGTGGTGGCAACACTGAAAGCCTTGTACCCTGGCctgcagtttgaaatca TTGCTATGTCCACCACAGGAGACAAGATTCTTGATACTGCACTCTCTAAG ATTGGAGAGAAGAGCCTGTTTACCAAGGAGCTTGAACATGCCCTAGAGAAGAATGA AGTGGACCTGGTTGTTCACTCCTTGAAGGACCTGCCCACAGTGCTTCCTCCTGGCTTCACCATCGGAGCCATCTGCAA gcGGGAAAACCCCCATGATGCTGTTGTCTTTCACCCAAAATTTGTTGGGAAGACCCTAGAAACCTTGCCAGAGAAGAG TGTGGTGGGAACCAGCTCCCTGCGGAGAGCGGCCCAGCTGCAGAGAAAGTTCTCACATCTGGAGTTCAGGAGTATT CGGGGAAACCTCAACACCCGGCTTCGGAAGCTGGACGAGCAGCAGGAGTTCAGTGCCATCATCCTGGCAGCAGCTGGCCTGCAGCGCATGGGCTGGCACAACCGGGTGGGGCAG ATCCTGCACCCTGAGGAATGCATGTATGCTGTGGGCCAG gaaggaggctgcagtgtgccagtAGCCGTGCATACAACTATGAAGGATGGGCAA CTGTACCTGACTGGAGGAGTCTGGAGTCTAGATGGCTCAGATAGCATACAAGACACCATGCAGGCTaccatccatgtccctgcccaG CATGAAGATGGCCCTGAGGATGACCCACAGCTGGTAGGCATCACTGCTCGTAACATTCCACGAGGGCCCCAGTTGGCTGCCCAGAACTTGGgtatcagcctggccaacttgttGCTGAGCAAAGGAGCCAAAAACATCCTGGATGTTGCACGGCAGCTTAACGATGCCCATTAA
- the HMBS gene encoding porphobilinogen deaminase isoform X3: MSGNGNAAATALARIQTDSVVATLKALYPGLQFEIIAMSTTGDKILDTALSKIGEKSLFTKELEHALEKNEVDLVVHSLKDLPTVLPPGFTIGAICKRENPHDAVVFHPKFVGKTLETLPEKSVVGTSSLRRAAQLQRKFSHLEFRSIRGNLNTRLRKLDEQQEFSAIILAAAGLQRMGWHNRVGQGALGVEVRAKDQDILDLVGVLHDPETLLRCIAERAFLRHLEGGCSVPVAVHTTMKDGQLYLTGGVWSLDGSDSIQDTMQATIHVPAQVPKLEGEGVINKSAYNLICSHQFPPPSRIQHEDGPEDDPQLVGITARNIPRGPQLAAQNLGISLANLLLSKGAKNILDVARQLNDAH; the protein is encoded by the exons ATGTCTGGTAACGGCAATGCGGCTGCAACGGCG CTTGCTCGCATACAGACGGACAGTGTGGTGGCAACACTGAAAGCCTTGTACCCTGGCctgcagtttgaaatca TTGCTATGTCCACCACAGGAGACAAGATTCTTGATACTGCACTCTCTAAG ATTGGAGAGAAGAGCCTGTTTACCAAGGAGCTTGAACATGCCCTAGAGAAGAATGA AGTGGACCTGGTTGTTCACTCCTTGAAGGACCTGCCCACAGTGCTTCCTCCTGGCTTCACCATCGGAGCCATCTGCAA gcGGGAAAACCCCCATGATGCTGTTGTCTTTCACCCAAAATTTGTTGGGAAGACCCTAGAAACCTTGCCAGAGAAGAG TGTGGTGGGAACCAGCTCCCTGCGGAGAGCGGCCCAGCTGCAGAGAAAGTTCTCACATCTGGAGTTCAGGAGTATT CGGGGAAACCTCAACACCCGGCTTCGGAAGCTGGACGAGCAGCAGGAGTTCAGTGCCATCATCCTGGCAGCAGCTGGCCTGCAGCGCATGGGCTGGCACAACCGGGTGGGGCAG GGGGCCTTGGGCGTGGAAGTCCGAGCCAAGGACCAGGACATCTTGGATCTGGTGGGTGTGCTGCACGATCCCGAGACTCTGCTTCGCTGCATCGCTGAAAGGGCCTTCCTGAGGCACCTG gaaggaggctgcagtgtgccagtAGCCGTGCATACAACTATGAAGGATGGGCAA CTGTACCTGACTGGAGGAGTCTGGAGTCTAGATGGCTCAGATAGCATACAAGACACCATGCAGGCTaccatccatgtccctgcccaGGTACCAAAGCTGGAGGGTGAGGGGGTAATAAACAAGAGTGCATATAATCTCATTTGTTCTCACCAATTCCCACCTCCTTCCCGCATACAGCATGAAGATGGCCCTGAGGATGACCCACAGCTGGTAGGCATCACTGCTCGTAACATTCCACGAGGGCCCCAGTTGGCTGCCCAGAACTTGGgtatcagcctggccaacttgttGCTGAGCAAAGGAGCCAAAAACATCCTGGATGTTGCACGGCAGCTTAACGATGCCCATTAA
- the HMBS gene encoding porphobilinogen deaminase isoform X5, with translation MRVIRVGTRKSQLARIQTDSVVATLKALYPGLQFEIIAMSTTGDKILDTALSKIGEKSLFTKELEHALEKNEVDLVVHSLKDLPTVLPPGFTIGAICKRENPHDAVVFHPKFVGKTLETLPEKSVVGTSSLRRAAQLQRKFSHLEFRSIRGNLNTRLRKLDEQQEFSAIILAAAGLQRMGWHNRVGQILHPEECMYAVGQGALGVEVRAKDQDILDLVGVLHDPETLLRCIAERAFLRHLEGGCSVPVAVHTTMKDGQLYLTGGVWSLDGSDSIQDTMQATIHVPAQHEDGPEDDPQLVGITARNIPRGPQLAAQNLGISLANLLLSKGAKNILDVARQLNDAH, from the exons ATGAGAGTGATTCGCGTGGGTACCCGCAAGAGCCAG CTTGCTCGCATACAGACGGACAGTGTGGTGGCAACACTGAAAGCCTTGTACCCTGGCctgcagtttgaaatca TTGCTATGTCCACCACAGGAGACAAGATTCTTGATACTGCACTCTCTAAG ATTGGAGAGAAGAGCCTGTTTACCAAGGAGCTTGAACATGCCCTAGAGAAGAATGA AGTGGACCTGGTTGTTCACTCCTTGAAGGACCTGCCCACAGTGCTTCCTCCTGGCTTCACCATCGGAGCCATCTGCAA gcGGGAAAACCCCCATGATGCTGTTGTCTTTCACCCAAAATTTGTTGGGAAGACCCTAGAAACCTTGCCAGAGAAGAG TGTGGTGGGAACCAGCTCCCTGCGGAGAGCGGCCCAGCTGCAGAGAAAGTTCTCACATCTGGAGTTCAGGAGTATT CGGGGAAACCTCAACACCCGGCTTCGGAAGCTGGACGAGCAGCAGGAGTTCAGTGCCATCATCCTGGCAGCAGCTGGCCTGCAGCGCATGGGCTGGCACAACCGGGTGGGGCAG ATCCTGCACCCTGAGGAATGCATGTATGCTGTGGGCCAG GGGGCCTTGGGCGTGGAAGTCCGAGCCAAGGACCAGGACATCTTGGATCTGGTGGGTGTGCTGCACGATCCCGAGACTCTGCTTCGCTGCATCGCTGAAAGGGCCTTCCTGAGGCACCTG gaaggaggctgcagtgtgccagtAGCCGTGCATACAACTATGAAGGATGGGCAA CTGTACCTGACTGGAGGAGTCTGGAGTCTAGATGGCTCAGATAGCATACAAGACACCATGCAGGCTaccatccatgtccctgcccaG CATGAAGATGGCCCTGAGGATGACCCACAGCTGGTAGGCATCACTGCTCGTAACATTCCACGAGGGCCCCAGTTGGCTGCCCAGAACTTGGgtatcagcctggccaacttgttGCTGAGCAAAGGAGCCAAAAACATCCTGGATGTTGCACGGCAGCTTAACGATGCCCATTAA
- the LOC112606261 gene encoding histone H2AX, with amino-acid sequence MSGRGKTGGKARAKAKSRSSRAGLQFPVGRVHRLLRKGHYAERVGAGAPVYLAAVLEYLTAEILELAGNAARDNKKTRIIPRHLQLAIRNDEELNKLLGGVTIAQGGVLPNIQAVLLPKKTSATVGPKAPSGGKKATQASQEY; translated from the coding sequence ATGTCGGGCCGCGGCAAGACTGGCGGCAAGGCCCGCGCCAAGGCCAAGTCGCGCTCGTCGCGCGCCGGCCTCCAGTTCCCAGTGGGCCGTGTACACCGGCTGCTGCGGAAGGGCCACTACGCCGAGCGCGTTGGCGCCGGCGCGCCCGTGTACCTGGCGGCAGTGCTGGAGTACCTCACCGCTGAGATCCTGGAGCTGGCGGGCAATGCGGCCCGCGACAACAAGAAGACGCGAATCATCCCCCGCCACCTGCAGCTGGCCATCCGCAACGACGAGGAGCTCAACAAGCTGCTGGGCGGCGTGACGATCGCCCAGGGAGGCGTCCTGCCCAACATCCAGGCCGTGCTGTTGCCCAAGAAGACCAGCGCCACCGTGGGGCCGAAGGCGCCCTCGGGCGGCAAGAAGGCCACCCAGGCCTCCCAGGAGTACTAA
- the DPAGT1 gene encoding UDP-N-acetylglucosamine--dolichyl-phosphate N-acetylglucosaminephosphotransferase isoform X1, with protein MWAFSELPMPLLVNLIVSLLGFVATVTLIPAFRGHFIAARLCGQDLNKTSRQQIPESQGVISGAVFLIILFCFIPFPFLNCFVKEQCKAFPHHEFVALIGALLAICCMIFLGFADDVLNLRWRHKLLLPTAASLPLLMVYFTNFGNTTIVVPKPFRPILGLHLDLGILYYVYMGLLAVFCTNAINILAGINGLEAGQSLVISASIIVFNLVELEGDCRDDHVFSLYFMIPFFFTTLGLLYHNWYPSRVFVGDTFCYFAGMTFAVVGILGHFSKTMLLFFMPQVFNFLYSLPQLLHIIPCPRHRIPRLNIKTGKLEMSYSKFKTKSLSFLGTFILKVAESLRLVTIHQSDTEDGEFTECNNMTLINLLLKIFGPIHERNLTLLLLLLQILGSAFTFSIRYQLVRLFYDV; from the exons ATGTGGGCCTTCTCGGAATTGCCCATGCCGCTGCTGGTCAATTTGATCGTCTCGCTGCTGGGATTTGTGGCCACAGTCACCCTCATCCCAGCCTTCCGGGGCCACTTCATTGCTGCGCGCCTCTGTGGTCAGGACCTCAACAAAACCAGCCGACAACAGAT CCCAGAATCCCAGGGAGTGATCAGCGGTGCTGTTTTCCTTATCATCCTCTTCTGCTTcatccctttccccttcctgaACTGCTTTGTGAAGGAGCAGTGTAAGGCATTCCCCCACCATGAA TTTGTGGCCCTGATAGGTGCCCTCCTTGCCATCTGCTGCATGATCTTCCTGGGCTTTGCGGATGATGTACTGAATCTGCGCTGGCGCCATAAGCTGCTGCTACCCACAGCTGCCTCACTACCTCTCCTCATGGTCTATTTCACCAACTTTGGCAACACGACCATTGTGGTGCCGAAGCCCTTCCGCCCGATTCTTGGCCTGCATCTGGACTTGG GAATCCTGTACTATGTCTACATGGGGCTGCTGGCAGTGTTCTGTACCAATGCCATCAATATCCTAGCAGGAATTAATGGCCTAGAGGCTGGCCAGTCACTAGTCATTTCTGCTTCCATCATTGTCTTCAACCTGGTAGAGTTGGAAG GTGATTGTCGGGATGATCATGTCTTTTCCCTCTACTTCATGATACCCTTTTTTTTCACCACTTTGGGATTGCTGTACCACAACTG GTACCCATCACGGGTGTTTGTGGGAGATACCTTCTGTTACTTTGCTGGCATGACCTTTGCCGTGGTGGGCATCTTGGGACACTTCAGCAAGACCATGCTACTATTCTTCATGCCCCAGGTGTTCAACTTCCTCTACTCACTGCCTCAGCTCCTGCATATCATCCCCTGCCCTCGCCACCGCATACCCAG ACTCAATATCAAGACAGGCAAACTGGAGATGAGCTATTCCAAGTTCAAGACCAAGAGCCTCTCTTTCTTGGGCACCTTTATTTTAAAG GTGGCAGAGAGCCTCCGGCTGGTGACAATACACCAAAGTGATACTGAGGATGGTGAATTCACTGAATGTAACAACATGACTCTCATCAACTTGCTACTTAAAATCTTTGGGCCCATACATGAGAGAAACCTCACattgctcctgctgctgctgcag ATCCTGGGCAGTGCCTTCACCTTCTCCATTCGATATCAGCTCGTTCGACTCTTCTATGATGTCTGA
- the DPAGT1 gene encoding UDP-N-acetylglucosamine--dolichyl-phosphate N-acetylglucosaminephosphotransferase isoform X2, which yields MIFLGFADDVLNLRWRHKLLLPTAASLPLLMVYFTNFGNTTIVVPKPFRPILGLHLDLGILYYVYMGLLAVFCTNAINILAGINGLEAGQSLVISASIIVFNLVELEGDCRDDHVFSLYFMIPFFFTTLGLLYHNWYPSRVFVGDTFCYFAGMTFAVVGILGHFSKTMLLFFMPQVFNFLYSLPQLLHIIPCPRHRIPRLNIKTGKLEMSYSKFKTKSLSFLGTFILKVAESLRLVTIHQSDTEDGEFTECNNMTLINLLLKIFGPIHERNLTLLLLLLQVRMGIGFIPPCLPFSVILTPVHFSLQILGSAFTFSIRYQLVRLFYDV from the exons ATGATCTTCCTGGGCTTTGCGGATGATGTACTGAATCTGCGCTGGCGCCATAAGCTGCTGCTACCCACAGCTGCCTCACTACCTCTCCTCATGGTCTATTTCACCAACTTTGGCAACACGACCATTGTGGTGCCGAAGCCCTTCCGCCCGATTCTTGGCCTGCATCTGGACTTGG GAATCCTGTACTATGTCTACATGGGGCTGCTGGCAGTGTTCTGTACCAATGCCATCAATATCCTAGCAGGAATTAATGGCCTAGAGGCTGGCCAGTCACTAGTCATTTCTGCTTCCATCATTGTCTTCAACCTGGTAGAGTTGGAAG GTGATTGTCGGGATGATCATGTCTTTTCCCTCTACTTCATGATACCCTTTTTTTTCACCACTTTGGGATTGCTGTACCACAACTG GTACCCATCACGGGTGTTTGTGGGAGATACCTTCTGTTACTTTGCTGGCATGACCTTTGCCGTGGTGGGCATCTTGGGACACTTCAGCAAGACCATGCTACTATTCTTCATGCCCCAGGTGTTCAACTTCCTCTACTCACTGCCTCAGCTCCTGCATATCATCCCCTGCCCTCGCCACCGCATACCCAG ACTCAATATCAAGACAGGCAAACTGGAGATGAGCTATTCCAAGTTCAAGACCAAGAGCCTCTCTTTCTTGGGCACCTTTATTTTAAAG GTGGCAGAGAGCCTCCGGCTGGTGACAATACACCAAAGTGATACTGAGGATGGTGAATTCACTGAATGTAACAACATGACTCTCATCAACTTGCTACTTAAAATCTTTGGGCCCATACATGAGAGAAACCTCACattgctcctgctgctgctgcaggtgAGGATGGGGATTGGGTTTATACCTCCTTGTCTCCCTTTCTCCGTGATTCTTACTCCAGTCCATTTCTCCTTGCAGATCCTGGGCAGTGCCTTCACCTTCTCCATTCGATATCAGCTCGTTCGACTCTTCTATGATGTCTGA